From the genome of Gemmatimonadaceae bacterium, one region includes:
- a CDS encoding beta-N-acetylhexosaminidase: protein MLNRGHFVGWARWLVVAAGLIAGNRADAQSAAAQSAAANLLPRPLRAELMSGSPFVLPDTVRIVIPSGTGAMREVAELLATELSRKTGLTTRVVREGTGRLDGIHLDTLLASANAEAYELEAGAQSVFIRGASAAGARWGAQTLLQLLEPSVGRGATSWSIAAVRISDAPRFGWRGSMVDVGRHFLPVRDIERHIDLLSRYKMNTLHWHLTDDQGWRIEIKRYPRLTSVGAWRREADGSRYGGFYTQAQVRSLVEYARHRGVTIVPEIEMPGHSSAALAAYPQLGCTDARIEVPTTWGVFADVYCAGKEETFTFLFGVLDEVMDLFPSPVIHLGGDEVPKDRWKACAVCQAVMTRERLANEEELQSWFMRRVAAHVAQRGRTVMGWDEVLDGPYVPGGMVQSWRDSLYTRKAVERGFDVVASPSDFTYLNRSAAELTVAGVYGFDPMPHALGKEQAARVRGGEVPLWSEHIVSGANLELMALPRLLAFAEVLWSGPSRDVGNLQRRLEVSHVPALRSAGYAVGPADQSIASVAVRYDSIARRPMLSVRSLADGIVMRGTTDGSRPTSASRRYVDGATLAAARTVRLQAFWGARPVLEERRVTMVRHNGIGARVRTTPAVDARYPGTGPWSLADGLLGSTEHGDGLWQGWWVPDVDVTLELAVPTDVARLQVDFLQNVRSWIVLPATVAFSFSLDGVEWSAPLIARHDVPVSREGAVRQPFAVAVPSGRRVRFIRVQARSAGPLPAGHPGAGQPAWLFADEVLVTARRPQSVRQRGND, encoded by the coding sequence GTGCTGAATCGTGGGCATTTCGTCGGCTGGGCACGCTGGCTCGTAGTCGCCGCGGGACTAATCGCGGGAAACCGTGCCGATGCGCAGAGCGCAGCGGCGCAGAGCGCAGCGGCGAACCTGCTGCCACGTCCGCTGCGTGCGGAGCTGATGTCAGGGTCACCATTCGTGTTGCCCGACACGGTGCGGATTGTGATCCCGTCGGGTACCGGTGCGATGCGCGAAGTCGCCGAACTGCTGGCCACCGAGCTTTCTCGTAAGACCGGTCTGACGACGCGTGTCGTGCGTGAAGGCACTGGACGTCTCGACGGCATTCATCTCGATACCCTGCTCGCATCCGCCAACGCCGAGGCGTACGAGTTGGAGGCGGGCGCACAGTCCGTGTTCATTCGCGGCGCTTCCGCGGCCGGAGCACGATGGGGTGCGCAAACTCTCCTGCAACTCCTTGAACCATCGGTCGGCCGAGGCGCGACCTCATGGTCGATCGCCGCCGTGCGCATCAGCGATGCTCCGCGATTCGGCTGGCGTGGATCGATGGTGGATGTGGGGCGTCATTTTCTGCCGGTACGCGACATCGAACGGCACATCGACCTGCTGTCGCGCTACAAGATGAACACGCTCCACTGGCACCTTACCGACGATCAGGGTTGGCGCATCGAGATCAAGCGCTATCCGCGCCTCACCAGTGTGGGCGCCTGGCGGCGAGAAGCCGATGGTTCTCGCTACGGCGGCTTCTACACCCAAGCGCAGGTTCGCTCGCTGGTGGAGTACGCGCGCCATCGCGGCGTCACTATCGTTCCGGAAATCGAGATGCCGGGGCATTCCTCGGCGGCGCTGGCGGCCTATCCACAACTTGGCTGCACTGACGCCCGCATCGAAGTACCCACCACGTGGGGTGTCTTCGCCGACGTGTACTGCGCGGGCAAGGAAGAGACCTTCACGTTCCTGTTTGGCGTCCTCGATGAAGTGATGGATCTCTTCCCGTCACCGGTAATTCATCTGGGCGGCGACGAGGTCCCCAAGGATCGTTGGAAAGCCTGCGCGGTCTGTCAAGCCGTGATGACGCGTGAGCGTCTGGCCAACGAGGAAGAGCTGCAGAGCTGGTTCATGCGTCGCGTGGCCGCGCATGTCGCGCAGCGCGGCCGCACGGTGATGGGCTGGGATGAAGTGCTGGACGGACCGTACGTACCGGGCGGGATGGTGCAGTCGTGGCGGGATTCCTTGTACACACGCAAGGCCGTGGAGCGCGGATTCGACGTGGTGGCTTCACCCAGCGACTTCACGTATCTCAATCGCTCGGCGGCTGAGCTGACGGTGGCGGGCGTGTACGGATTCGACCCCATGCCCCATGCGCTGGGCAAGGAGCAGGCAGCACGTGTGCGCGGCGGAGAGGTGCCGTTGTGGAGCGAGCACATTGTGTCGGGTGCCAATCTCGAACTGATGGCGTTGCCGCGATTGCTGGCGTTCGCCGAGGTGCTGTGGAGTGGCCCGTCGCGCGATGTGGGCAACCTGCAACGGCGACTGGAGGTGTCGCATGTACCGGCGCTTCGTTCCGCCGGCTATGCGGTGGGTCCTGCCGACCAGTCGATCGCATCGGTGGCGGTACGGTACGACTCGATCGCGCGCCGCCCGATGCTGTCAGTCCGGTCGCTTGCCGATGGCATTGTCATGCGTGGTACAACCGACGGGAGTCGGCCAACGTCCGCATCACGACGCTATGTGGATGGAGCGACGTTGGCCGCGGCAAGAACTGTGCGCTTGCAGGCGTTCTGGGGCGCGCGTCCGGTGCTGGAAGAGCGACGCGTGACGATGGTGCGGCACAATGGCATCGGCGCGCGAGTGCGTACGACGCCCGCCGTTGATGCGCGCTATCCCGGCACCGGGCCCTGGAGTCTCGCCGACGGGTTGCTGGGCAGTACCGAGCATGGTGACGGGCTGTGGCAGGGGTGGTGGGTACCCGATGTGGACGTCACCCTTGAACTGGCCGTGCCCACGGATGTCGCGCGCTTACAGGTGGATTTCCTGCAGAATGTGCGGTCGTGGATTGTGCTGCCGGCTACGGTGGCGTTTTCGTTTTCGCTTGACGGTGTGGAATGGTCGGCGCCGTTGATCGCCCGGCATGACGTGCCGGTCAGTCGCGAAGGCGCCGTTCGTCAGCCGTTTGCTGTGGCGGTGCCATCCGGACGGCGCGTGCGATTTATTCGCGTTCAGGCGCGGTCTGCTGGACCATTGCCGGCCGGCCATCCTGGTGCGGGGCAGCCGGCGTGGTTGTTTGCTGATGAGGTATTGGTGACGGCGAGGAGACCTCAGAGCGTACGGCAACGCGGCAACGATTGA
- a CDS encoding amidohydrolase family protein, protein MRTTFMQSARIACVSLACASATTLSAQTIAITGGTVYPAVGPRIDNGTVIVRDGKIVAVGANLAVPTGATRVDATGKWVTPGLVNAFTTLGLSESGGPQFSGGYNDTQAQVTDGISASFEAADGVNPASTMFRPSTSDGITTVGVWPSGNWVSGRGAVMDLTGNTVSQMVVKRGVGMLLNFDAGAANAGARAAMFGRLRELLVDVKQYALRKAEYEGNRTRAFAAKSSQLEALLPVARGTMPLFVVAERASDIRAAVGIAKEFALRLVIVGGAEAWMVAGELATAKVPVMVGALNNIPETFDALGQRQENASLLRAAGVAVTLIGNGPGDPLSFNVRNVRQEAGNAVAYGMSWDDALRAITAAPAEALGVADRVGALAVGREANIVVWDGDPFEFTTRATHVYIRGVLQTGLSREDELTARYRKLPPG, encoded by the coding sequence ATGCGCACCACCTTCATGCAATCCGCGCGCATCGCGTGTGTAAGTCTCGCCTGCGCCTCTGCGACGACGCTGTCCGCGCAAACGATCGCGATCACGGGCGGCACCGTGTATCCCGCCGTTGGTCCAAGAATCGACAACGGCACTGTCATTGTGCGTGATGGCAAGATTGTCGCGGTCGGCGCCAATCTTGCGGTCCCAACGGGCGCGACGCGCGTGGATGCCACGGGCAAGTGGGTCACGCCAGGTCTGGTCAATGCGTTCACCACCCTTGGCCTCAGTGAGTCGGGAGGGCCGCAGTTCTCCGGCGGATACAACGACACGCAAGCCCAGGTCACCGACGGCATCAGCGCCTCCTTTGAAGCGGCTGACGGGGTGAACCCGGCGTCGACGATGTTCCGGCCATCCACATCGGACGGCATAACAACAGTGGGCGTCTGGCCCAGCGGCAATTGGGTGTCAGGTCGCGGCGCGGTCATGGACCTGACGGGCAACACAGTCAGTCAGATGGTCGTCAAGCGCGGCGTGGGCATGCTGCTCAATTTCGATGCTGGCGCGGCCAACGCGGGCGCGCGCGCGGCGATGTTCGGCCGGCTGCGAGAACTTCTGGTTGACGTGAAGCAGTACGCGCTGCGGAAAGCCGAGTACGAAGGTAACCGCACGCGGGCCTTCGCCGCAAAGTCGTCCCAACTCGAAGCGTTGTTGCCAGTCGCTCGCGGTACCATGCCGTTGTTCGTGGTCGCCGAGCGCGCCAGCGACATTCGTGCGGCAGTGGGCATTGCCAAGGAGTTTGCTCTGCGATTGGTGATCGTTGGCGGCGCGGAAGCCTGGATGGTGGCGGGCGAGCTTGCGACGGCAAAGGTGCCGGTGATGGTGGGGGCACTGAATAACATCCCGGAAACGTTTGACGCGTTGGGACAACGACAGGAAAACGCTTCGCTGCTGCGTGCCGCCGGTGTGGCCGTCACGCTGATTGGCAACGGTCCGGGCGACCCCCTGTCGTTCAACGTGCGCAACGTGCGTCAGGAAGCCGGGAATGCTGTGGCGTACGGCATGTCGTGGGATGATGCACTGCGCGCCATCACCGCGGCGCCCGCCGAGGCGCTGGGCGTGGCCGACCGAGTGGGCGCACTGGCGGTGGGCCGCGAAGCCAACATCGTGGTATGGGATGGCGATCCATTCGAATTCACCACGCGCGCCACGCACGTGTACATCCGCGGGGTACTGCAGACGGGTTTGTCGCGTGAGGACGAGCTGACGGCACGCTATCGGAAACTGCCGCCGGGCTGA
- a CDS encoding amidohydrolase: protein MQHSLPWRVGVVLALFAPLANAQTPPAAPKPAAATAAAPQPAYSAGALSLPNADPFPSTYVRPTARPLVIRNVNIFTGAGPLIRGGAIAVQDGKIIAVGATVTTPPNAEVIDGNGRYVTPGLIDTHSHLGVYPAPGTAAHQDGNEGTSPNTAQVWAEHSVWPQDPQFPRDLAGGVTTLQVLPGSANLFGGRSVVLKVVPSRSAQGMKFPGAKYGLKMACGENPKRVYAQRGPATRMGNVAGYRAAWIAADQYRRKWDAWLLKREGEAPARDLANETLAEVLRGNILVHNHCYQADEMMQMIDIAKEFGYSIRSFHHGVEAYKIADVLAREGISGSLWSDWGGFKMEALDGVRANLALVNAAGARAIVHSDDASGSQRLNQEAAKAMAAGRAAGVTVSEEDAVRWITANPAWALGLDDRIGTLEVGKNADLVLWNRNPLSVYARADRVWIDGASRFDRADPAQQWRTDFELGFVPRNDGRNK from the coding sequence ATGCAGCACTCCTTGCCCTGGCGCGTCGGTGTGGTGCTCGCACTGTTCGCGCCACTCGCGAACGCGCAAACGCCGCCTGCGGCGCCAAAACCAGCGGCCGCCACCGCCGCCGCGCCCCAGCCGGCCTACTCGGCCGGCGCGCTCTCCCTCCCCAACGCCGATCCGTTTCCCAGCACCTACGTGCGCCCAACCGCGCGCCCGCTGGTGATTCGCAACGTCAACATCTTCACCGGTGCGGGCCCGCTGATTCGCGGTGGCGCAATCGCCGTGCAGGACGGGAAGATCATCGCCGTCGGTGCCACAGTCACCACGCCGCCAAACGCCGAAGTGATTGACGGCAACGGCCGCTATGTCACGCCGGGGCTCATCGACACGCATTCGCATCTCGGCGTCTATCCGGCACCGGGTACCGCGGCGCATCAGGATGGCAACGAGGGCACCAGTCCGAATACGGCGCAGGTGTGGGCCGAACACAGCGTGTGGCCGCAGGATCCGCAGTTCCCGCGTGATCTGGCCGGCGGCGTCACTACGCTGCAGGTGCTGCCGGGTTCAGCCAACCTGTTCGGCGGTCGGTCGGTGGTGTTGAAAGTGGTGCCGTCGCGTTCGGCCCAGGGCATGAAGTTCCCCGGTGCCAAATACGGACTCAAGATGGCCTGCGGAGAAAACCCCAAGCGCGTGTATGCGCAACGCGGACCGGCCACCCGCATGGGCAACGTGGCCGGCTACCGCGCCGCCTGGATTGCCGCCGATCAGTATCGGCGCAAGTGGGATGCGTGGCTGTTGAAGCGCGAAGGCGAGGCACCGGCGCGTGACCTGGCGAATGAAACGCTGGCCGAAGTGCTGCGTGGCAATATTCTTGTGCACAATCACTGCTATCAAGCCGACGAGATGATGCAGATGATCGACATTGCCAAGGAGTTCGGCTACAGCATTCGCTCGTTCCACCATGGTGTTGAGGCGTACAAGATTGCCGACGTGCTGGCCCGTGAGGGCATCTCGGGGTCGCTCTGGAGCGACTGGGGCGGCTTCAAGATGGAAGCGCTGGACGGCGTACGCGCCAACCTCGCGTTGGTGAATGCGGCGGGCGCGCGTGCCATCGTGCATTCCGACGATGCCAGCGGCTCGCAGCGACTCAATCAGGAAGCCGCCAAGGCCATGGCGGCCGGTCGCGCGGCGGGCGTCACGGTCAGTGAGGAAGATGCCGTGAGATGGATCACGGCCAATCCCGCGTGGGCGCTTGGCCTGGACGATCGCATCGGAACGTTGGAAGTCGGCAAGAACGCCGACCTGGTGCTGTGGAACCGCAATCCGCTCAGCGTCTACGCGCGCGCCGATCGGGTGTGGATTGACGGAGCGTCGCGTTTCGACCGGGCCGATCCCGCACAGCAATGGCGCACGGACTTCGAACTTGGCTTCGTACCCCGGAACGACGGGAGGAACAAGTGA